GTGAAAAATCACACTTAATGACCAGTGACCCCTGCATAAATGAATATTTTGAAAACAAAtagtttttatattaaaaatgaaataaaaaaacaTTGTAAATAGCAAAAATATTTATAATACCCGGCTAGATGTGGTGCCATAAAAAATTGTCTTTCATTGTGATGATCCATGACTTCTTTAATATGATCGATGACAAATTCTTCATACAAATCACAAATATCAAATTCCATTATACGGGGATTGAAATATGCAGTTTTATTAAGACCTTTAGAACCTCCATGTGAATATAAgtacctaaaattaacaaaaaaagaaaagaaataagaTATGGTCAATAACATtccattatttaaaaaaaatgttacaaaagAACATTAAAAAGAATAGTCGAACTTACATGGAATACCAATGTAAAACACCAAGTTCCAATAAACCGTTGACACATAATGTCATCATCTCCTCTACTTCAACAATCTCAATAAAATCATCCTTGTACATACCACTATGTGAAGTGAACTTTATTGAGATCGTTTCGGTAGATAAAGCCGCCAACTGTTCCGCAAAACCATATATTTTTTTAGGCCTTGACTTTGCCTTTTTCAAAATTGCAGCTATTCTAATCACCTTTGGATCAGGAACACCGCCAGTTGCTTTAGGATCAGACACAACCTTAAAAGCTTTAGGAACAACCTTGGCCTCAGAAGCTTTTGGATCAGAAAAAACCTTAGAATATTTAGGATCAGAAACATGCTTTGTAGCTTTAGGACCAGGTAAAGTCTcaagagccttaagatcagaaaCAATCTTGGAAGCTTTGGGATCCAAAATATCATCGGTATCAGTCGGTTGTATCGTAATCGAGTTAGTCAACTACATTAACAAATAACATTATGAAACCATTTATTATACCAGTTGATAATAAGTGAAtgaatatatattataaaataaagtAATTACCAAATCCATAAATCTTGTGCCAGAGTTTAGTTCATCTTGAAATGCCATTAGTCCATCATCAACCTACATtgacaaaaaaaattatatgatATAAATTGGAGAAGCCTTACTTTCGACTCATCGCGTACGTGTGACCAAGATAGAGAGTGAGAAACATCAAAGAGGTGAGATAtagatttgagagagagagagagacgcagAGTAATGTAGAGAAAGAATGGTGGGCTACGAAGTCAGATCGTTGACTGTTGTGGTACGCTTCGACATACCACAAGAGCTAATGGATAGAATTTAGGAGCTAATGCCTATGTTGGTTTTCCTTTTGTTGTAAAACTGTGGTGGTTCCTACCGAACACCGCCTCATTGCGGTGGGTTCTAATTCAAGTTTTATTTCAAATAATTACAGAATGAAATAAAAACACTTACCAATGCTGGCATATAATACTCAGATTGTTGGGCCAATTGCTGATGTTTGGCAATGGATTGTCGCGGAGAAACAGTATTTAAAAGCTGTGTATTATCAAAAAAGTTAATAtaacaataaataaaataatatacagTTATAGTTTATATTAAATATACCTTAATTGCTTTTCTAGGCCACTGAATAAATTTTCTATGTGTACTTCCCATATCAATTACGTCATCTTCAATCATTGTGTGTGGCGGGACAGGATAACCTTTAAAGTCCTGGTTTACATCATCTACACGGACTTTCACATAGTCGTCGTGTATCGGCCTTTTATCTAAAATCCTATCAGATGTAGGATAAACCTGTCCATGTCCTAAGATCATATTCGGGAAGGAGTCATCGAATGGCCATAGAAGATCACAAGTACTGATTGACTGCAAACACATAACATTTATAGTAAACATAtgcttatttaaaaaaataattagacTTTGCAATATAGTACCTTGATTTCTGGTAGTTGAATAATAGAGCTTGCTTGAGCCGCCGAAGTAACATGATACTGATCTTTTTGTATAGCGTGAATCTTTTCTCTTACTATTTGTGCCCCCTTAgacttcttttttttctttttggaaTGCAAGGTAATTGTAGCACCAAGACGCCCTCCGTGCTGATGTCCCTTACCGATCACTTCAGTAACCACATCATTTCCATGTTTATCATatgtaccatctttcttcttctccATCTCTTTATCATACTATTAGAATAATATATTAACAGAAAAGAAATTGactaacataataataataataaataattatataaGATGAATTTACATATTTACCATGTCATGAAGTGTTCCAGTCAATTCACCACTTGAAAATAGGTGTGCTGGAAGTTCATATAACTTTGTGACAGAATTGTAGCACGCTCTGCTAATAGCATATTGTTTAATATCTTCACCTTCCAAGTGATGTAGGTGTGGGTAGCTTTCTAAAAGTTGATTCCATCTATCTTCCTCAAACTTCTGTAAACCAACAAATCCCATTCGACCTACATGGGGACGATCAGTATTCTTTGCTACACTCTTCTTTGCTTTTTGACTTGTGTCCttcatataatatataaaacccgTTATGACTAATTAGTAATTACAAaatataatgataataataataacaataataatagtaataataataataataacaacaacaattaATTAAGTAAAGAATACCTTAAAAGCTTTGGATTTTACTTTTAAAACAAAATCATCCCAATGACTTCTGTCCATAAAAGCATACATTTCAAAAGGAGATTTATCTTTGCGAGCGTAACCATTTGTAAGTGTACATCGGAAGTTTCTCATTGAGTCCTTTCCTTGTTGAATAACTGTCTCTTTTGCGTTATCGTTAGGTATCTTCCATGTTTCCTACGTATTTAAAACAAAGTTGATAATAGAAAgtaataaatataaaattaaaaattttaaaaacagcAATACCTTAATGTACTCCCATACATCAACGTACTTCTGTTCGTCTATGTCTTTAACTAGTTTATAATAAGGAATCCTTGTCCTAAATTCTAAACAAGCGAATGAGATAAACTTCGATGCATTTGCTCCAATTGCTAAACCCGCCTCATTGAATTCAATTGTTTGGTTATTTGGATCAAGAAACATCTTCTTGCATTTGGCAGCTCCCCTTTTCTTTTTGTCAGACATTTTTACGGTGGATTGCTAAAAAACACACTGAATTAATATACTAATTGTAAGTATCATATAATCAAATGTTGGATATTTCAATAGTGAAAGCTGCAATAACACAAATCCCCATATTGGAACAGATCACAAGATTAATCAAGAAAAAAAAGTAGCACTTTTGTGATAACAGAAAAAATGTGGGCCATGGGATCAAGTAAATTACATAAACACACATAACTATCACTTTCACTTTGAAGAAGTTTTCATGTGCAGAACACACCTATTGAAATTCTATACTTGGTGTTTTCATTTGAGACGTAAGCTTGAGCTGCTGCCCTTTTAGTTTTTCTCCTATAGTTAAATTTAATGATAAActaatattaatttaatttaataatatattatttattataagGATCCACAAATTATACTATCATTCAACCAACGATTTAAAATAGGTCTCGACACTATAATATAAAGATCAAAAAGGAATAAAAACTGGAGCATCCACAATTATATTTACTAACCTTCTAAAGTGCCAGATCACAAAAACAACTGAAATTTCATTTAACTTATTGGTATATATGAATGTGAATAAGTTGTTGATAACATAACCCTAGCTAAAAGAAATAGAAAGTACgagaaaaaaataaatatataaggaTGAAgagtagacctggcaaacgggtcgggtcgggtcaaaacgggttcgggtcaaaacgggtcaattataaaaaagggttgttttggttcgggttgaaacgggtCCTGGTCAGAACGGGtccgggttcgggtcagaacgggtttcggttcgggtctttttttttaaatggccaTCGATTGAAAATAGATAAACTGTACTTGAAAACCATTCTTTTGATGCTGCTAGGTCTTGACAAACTGCTCGGAAAATGTCCATTGCTTTGCTGATCATTCTTCCTACACCCAGCGAGACGCAAGACGTTGGAGAAAAAAATAGAACAAAACCGAAAAGGAGAAATCAAACATCATCAGGTCTTCGAACATTCCACGTTTTATCATCAATTGTTATTTTTGATCAATAAAAGCTCTCCCAGATGTATTGATTTAGGGTCGTTCGGTGATGATGGCCGAGGTAGTCTAGACTAATTAAGGAAAATGAAGTGTATATCAAATGTATAGTTAGATCAGAACATTTAAATCATAATAAAGTCATTAAAAATCATTTAATCTTCCAAGTTGAGATAAAGAATCAAAAAGCACAAGTGGATCAAGGTTCCTACGGCCTAACAATTGATTTCAAGAATCATAGGCAAATGTAAAATTTCTAACTTATGTAACTCGAACAGGTAGTCAAAACAAAACGCAAGCTAACTCCGAATCTTATTCGATTAACCAATAAACTTCTAAAAGAATTCATATAAATGACCACTTATTATAATTATTGCTAAAATTTATAGTATCTGACAAAATAAGCTGATTCTAGCTAGCATCAGTAGCATACAATGCAGGCAATCAGGCACATAATGTGTCATGTATCTATAACCCCACGGAAACAGGCAATCATGCACACGATGCATCATGTATTTATAACCATAAAAACAGGCAACACGTGCTAATAACATTGAGAAGCATATCATTGGAAAGTACTGTGAGATAAAGGTCGGTCTGGTTGAAGCATTTCATCGAGCAGGTGGCATGTATTTTCAAACCTTTCACTTTAAGGCTGAAGACTAGAAACATATGGAACATACATATGACCCCGAATACACGTAACTGATGTTTGAAtgaataaattaaataaaaagccTTTAATAATCACTGTGGTCTGAATCATTGTGTAAAATTAACAAATGCAACACTCAAATGACTTTCTTATCTGGTAGTAATCAACAGAGCAATTTCAAACTATGCATTTCAGCAGGTGTTTGACTATAAGTGATCATGTAACACTATTGAACACCAATTTGAGACCCACAATATAAGAGAAACTAAATGGCCACTTGTAATTTATAAAACTCCAGTATATCACGAACCATGACAtatttagcaaaaaaaaaaaaaaaaaaccattgaTGTCTAAAATTttcaaattcttttttttttcttttgtaaatccAGATGTGGGTTGTATTTACCCAATCTGTTGGCCTTACAAAATTTTAGTTAGCCAAACCCAACTCCCAAAATCAACAAAAACTACAAACCCTAAAACACAAGATCCAATCCAATCATGTGAAGATAAAAGAATAAACCTTGATTGTTGACACAGTTCAACCTTTGAGCTTCAATATATTATGATTACCTCGATTGAACACAGATTAGGATAACTGCGGTTTTTTGTGGCGACGAAAAGAATTGCTTGGTGAAAAGGCGGGGAAGAATTTTAGGGGAAGGGAAAAGGCGGGGAAGAAGTTTTCATGTGCAGAACGTGGGCTTGGACTGATGCCCTGTAGTTTTTCCCATAGACTTTTATCTTTTTTTTCTTGGTTTTTAATAACTCCTGGAAAAAAAGGAATCGGTTGTTAATGAACTTGctttataattataaatatactaataaataaaactaTAGATATATCAACCTTAATTATTTAACATATATTCCATCGTCATGGTCAGATCGTAAGTATGTGGTGCCTTCAGTTGAAGAGTTGTTTATTGATTGAATGCCGACAGAAAATGGTGGTTGCTCGTCAAACTGGTTGTATTCTTCCTCGTCGTCAACATTATCAACACCAAGAATACGTCGTTTACCTTGCAATACTATGTGATATCTTGGTTTGCTCAGGTCATTGACATAAAAAACTTGTGTGGCTTGATTTGCGAGAATGAATGGTTCTGATTTATACGCATCCGTTGTAAGGTCGACAAGAGTAAAACCATATTCGTCAACTTTAACACCTGTACTATTCTTGACCCACTTACATTTGAACAAAGGTATAATGATATCATCATATATTAACTCCCAAATTTCTTCTATGACACCGTAATAAGAGTCTATGGCGATTCTTCTATCATGGTTCTCTCTATCGAATTCTGTAGTTGAGGCTATCAATGTAACTCCGCTATTTTGCGTTGCACTTTTGTCATCTTGCTTTTTAGTGTGAAATGTATACCCGTTAATATCATACACTTGGTATGATTTTACTCTAAAATCAGGCCCCTTCCCTAACTTCTCCACGGTTTTATCAGCATTCGGTTGACCGCAAGTTTCTGCCACCTTGTTCTTCATCCATTCAGAAAACTGCTCGTTATGTTTCGTTTTATACCATTTCTCTGTCTTGTTCAAATGTGACAACCGTAATATTTCCATGTGTTCCTCAATATACGAAGCAAAGCATGTCATATGTTGTAGAACAACAAAATGTGCAAGTTCTAGATTCTCATATCCTGGAGTTATTAGTTGCTCTCCAGCTACTCCTAAACCTGTAAGTCGACCCGAATGACGAGTTTTAGGAACACCAATACTTTTGACACCTTCCAAATAACCTGtgaataaaaaaattattatattgtaaattgtatttaacaaaactattatatattattataatatattataaatGCTATGAGGTAATTACCTGTACA
The sequence above is drawn from the Helianthus annuus cultivar XRQ/B chromosome 12, HanXRQr2.0-SUNRISE, whole genome shotgun sequence genome and encodes:
- the LOC110894071 gene encoding uncharacterized protein LOC110894071, whose product is MSDKKKRGAAKCKKMFLDPNNQTIEFNEAGLAIGANASKFISFACLEFRTRIPYYKLVKDIDEQKYVDVWEYIKETWKIPNDNAKETVIQQGKDSMRNFRCTLTNGYARKDKSPFEMYAFMDRSHWDDFVLKVKSKAFKDTSQKAKKSVAKNTDRPHVGRMGFVGLQKFEEDRWNQLLESYPHLHHLEGEDIKQYAISRACYNSVTKLYELPAHLFSSGELTGTLHDMYDKEMEKKKDGTYDKHGNDVVTEVIGKGHQHGGRLGATITLHSKKKKKKSKGAQIVREKIHAIQKDQYHVTSAAQASSIIQLPEIKSISTCDLLWPFDDSFPNMILGHGQVYPTSDRILDKRPIHDDYVKVRVDDVNQDFKGYPVPPHTMIEDDVIDMGSTHRKFIQWPRKAIKLLNTVSPRQSIAKHQQLAQQSEYYMPALVDDGLMAFQDELNSGTRFMDLLTNSITIQPTDTDDILDPKASKIVSDLKALETLPGPKATKHVSDPKYSKVFSDPKASEAKVVPKAFKVVSDPKATGGVPDPKVIRIAAILKKAKSRPKKIYGFAEQLAALSTETISIKFTSHSGMYKDDFIEIVEVEEMMTLCVNGLLELGVLHWYSMYLYSHGGSKGLNKTAYFNPRIMEFDICDLYEEFVIDHIKEVMDHHNERQFFMAPHLAGGHWSLSVIFHNPKNHKFYGYIIDSKKKGKTPKSYIITELFEKATGESIIWQMVNCPQQKGDWECGYYVMKAMHDIVISCQEKIILHSEEPLTKQQIDRFVEDTLKNFMITMEREQGLEMFESE